Part of the Thermomicrobium sp. 4228-Ro genome is shown below.
GCGAGTGGGCAGTGGGTGGTGTCGGTCGAGGAGGTCTACCGTGACTCGGGCGGTTGACATTGCCGAGCTTCGACGGCGCGCTGCCGAGGCGCTCTACGCCACGGCGACGGTGGCCCGGGCCGTGCGCACGACGAACGCGTGGGGGGAGCGGGAGCGCACCGCGACCAGCACGCGAACCTATCCCTGTGCGTTCGGCGAACGCACGCGCCTCGTGGTCGGCGACGCCGCGGTGGGGACGCGTGCGACGCAGTCGGTCCTCCTCCCCTACGATGCCGACGTCGCGCTCGGCGACGAGGTCACCGTGGTAACGGGCCCGGGCACCGAGTCTGTCGCCGTCCGGGGACGCGTGGCGCGCGTGACTCGCCATCCCGTCCTGACCCTCGTCGAGCTGGGAGCAGAGGAATGATCCGCCTAGTCCGTGACGTTGACACGCGAGATGTCACGGCCGAGATCCGGAACGTCGTCTCTGCCGCGCTCGACGCCGTCCTCGCCGAGATGCAACGTCAGGCGACTGACCCCCCTCCAGTCGGGGCGCCGCGCGACACCGGAACATTGGCCAACAGCATCGGATACATGGTCTCAGTCGAGAACGGGAACGTCGTGGGCGTGTTCGGCACGATCGTGAAACCGGTGCACTACGATGTCTACCAGGAGTACGGCACGCGCCGCATCAAGCCGAAGGCGTTCCTGCGTCGGGCGTGGGAGCGGTGGATACCGCAGCTTCCGAGGCTCATCAGCTCATTCCGTGAGGCGTGATGTACGTTGACTGGGTGGCCACAGTGATCGAGGTATTGCGGCAGCACGCCGGTCTGACCGCACTGGTCCCGGCGGAGCAGATACTCGCCCGGTACGCCGAGCCGAGCGACCCTCCCCGACTCGTGACCGTCACGCTGGCCGGGGGCTGGACCTCCGACCCCCTGCTCGTGGTTTCGATCGACGTCCGTTGCTGGGCTGAGACCGGTCGCGAGGCGATGCGCATCTGGCAGGAAGTCCATCACCTGCTGAGCGATGCGATGGTGTGGGCGAGTCGGGGCGTGACCTCGTGGCGGCTCCAGGTGGCGCCGCGCCTCCTCCCCGATCCGGACGTCGCCCTGACCCAGGTCATCACCACGTACCAGGCGTTCGTGTACCCGGAGGAGGGGTGAGGTGGAACGTATCGACCCGTTTCGGCTGGTGCAGGATCTGCCCCCGGAATGGCGCACGGTTGCGACGGAGCTACTCGCGCGCCTGGGCCCGCGCGACCGCCCGTACCTGACTCCGCGAGAGCGCGCGGCCATCGAGGCGGTTATACGCCTGCGCCCGTACCTCGTGCGGAACCGGTTCGGATTCCGCTGCCGGCGGTGCGGTGCCGTGCACCAGTACCTCACCCTTGCCTGTGTCGAGCGCCCGTTCACGGGGTGGACAGAGACGTTCCTCGCCGACCGGCGCAGTATAGCCGGGATCGCGAGCGGGGGCATGCGCGTCTTCGAGCTCGGGGATATCGAGCCGATCTCGGTCGAGCGCGCGCGGGACCTCGTCGCACGGATCCGTGCGCGTGGGTTCCCGATCGAGGACCTACCGGAGGCGGGGAGCGTCGAGCGGAACCTGCGCGCCATCGTTGAACGCACGTAGAGTGCCGATGAAGGACGGAGGTGACGTGACATGGCAGGCTTCAGTGCTACCGAGGTGATCGCTGGCCGGAATTTCATCGTCTACTCGGCTCCGTATGCGACCACGAACGACCTCCCCGCGGATACGGTGGACTACGGGACGGCCTGGGGCACGCCGTGGACCAACCGCGGGTACACGAACGGCGGATTGACGTTGAACCTCAGCGTCGAGCGGGGCGAGATCCGCGTGGACCAGGAGTTCGACCCGGTGTTCATGCCGGTCACGAGCCGCACCGTGACGCTCTCGTGCAACCTCGCCCAGGTCACGCCGGAGAACTACCAGTTGGCTTCTGGACTCGGGAGCCTCAGCACCGTAGCCCCAACGAGCACGACGCGGGGGCACGTCGATCTCCGCGTGACGTCCCAGGTGCAGGAGCTCTTCGCGAGCTGGGGCTATGACATCTTGCAGCCCGACGGGATGCCGTTCCGGGTCTTCGTGCCGCGCGGGATGGCCACGGGGAGCCCACAGACGCAGTTCACCTCGGACAACCCGGCCACCATCGCGCTCGAGATCACGGCGCTCGTCGACACGAACCGGACGCCGCCGCTCATCGCGGTCATCCGCGACGTGCTGCCGCCCAGCTCGTGAGGTGACCGATGAGCGACGTCATCCTCTCCATCGAGGAGCTCGCGCCGCGCGAGCCCAGGTACGTCGAGGTCCTCGGGGAGCGGTACGCGGTGCGGCCGCCCGAGGACCTCGACCTGCTCCAAATCAGCAGGATCGAGTGGCTCGCATCGTTTGTCGGCCGCGGGCAGGGGATCCCGTTCGAGACGTCACACGATTTCGCGCGCGCGGTACGCGATCTCCTCGTGCCGACTCTCACGGACGACGTGCTCGCGCGCTGCACGCCCACCCAGGCCTACGGGTTCGCCGTCAACCTGCTCGTGTGGGCTCTCGGCGAGTTGGGCCGGCAGATCCCCCCTCTGCTTCCCCTGGCGGGGGTGAGCAGGGCCGACGGGTCGATATCGGTCTCCTCCTCGCGAGGATCCAGCGGTTCTACGGGGGGCGGCCGCAGGACTGGCTGAGCCTGCCCTGGCGCTGGTTCGTCGTGTACCTGCGGGCGCTACCGAGGCTCGAGGCCGAGGAGGAGTTGCGGATGATCCGGGCGGTGTCAGCGCCGTGGATGAGTGAACGGGCGAGGCGC
Proteins encoded:
- a CDS encoding HK97 gp10 family phage protein → MIRLVRDVDTRDVTAEIRNVVSAALDAVLAEMQRQATDPPPVGAPRDTGTLANSIGYMVSVENGNVVGVFGTIVKPVHYDVYQEYGTRRIKPKAFLRRAWERWIPQLPRLISSFREA